A region from the Dehalococcoides mccartyi CG5 genome encodes:
- a CDS encoding NADH-quinone oxidoreductase subunit C has product MKIPELHNYLAEFLSPAINPLKLEKGANKDYYLWLDWTEAAALYPKLAEDGFGLIGLFGVEGFRGYQGLSLLYIFEKRNYSGTLVIIRRADSPVSSIAAIFPSACYFEREIRDGYGCEFENAFDRRRLFLHETYPANFHPLANSFKNQPLSLPAGVENEALYPFKKISGEGVYEVGVGPVHAGIIEPGHFRFSAIGEPILNLEVRLFYTHRGLEKLAMGKDIDFGLKIAEGISGDESAANTYAYSSAVEHICSSRPPRRAEQLRLILLEMERLYSHLADLSGMLTDVGYPVGAASLSALREELMRWNKRLTGSRFLKGIIAPGGLLKDIPGELITELADYLYAFEGRFSEQVEKALAKTSVVDRFETTGIVNNRLLIPLNITGVTARASGEAIDTRLNQPYGFYPELSFKLPVLPEGDVMARFRVRLSEVQTSLGLILKTAAKLSAGEYAIPLKPVNGYSLVLVESPRGQSLHWLWLRDGKIERYKVRTASYCNWQAIEHAVLGDIIPDFPLINKSLNLSYAGTDL; this is encoded by the coding sequence ATGAAAATACCTGAGTTGCATAATTATCTGGCCGAATTTTTAAGCCCGGCTATAAATCCGCTCAAGCTGGAAAAAGGGGCTAACAAAGACTATTATCTGTGGCTTGACTGGACGGAAGCGGCAGCCCTCTACCCGAAGCTGGCTGAAGACGGGTTTGGGCTTATCGGGTTATTCGGAGTGGAGGGTTTTCGGGGTTATCAGGGGCTTAGCCTTTTATATATATTTGAAAAAAGAAATTACTCAGGGACACTGGTAATTATCCGCCGGGCAGACAGCCCGGTTTCCTCAATTGCCGCCATTTTCCCGTCCGCCTGTTATTTTGAGAGAGAAATACGGGACGGCTACGGCTGTGAATTTGAAAATGCCTTTGACCGCAGACGGCTTTTCCTGCATGAAACCTACCCTGCTAATTTTCATCCGCTGGCAAATAGTTTTAAAAACCAACCGCTCAGTTTGCCTGCCGGGGTGGAAAATGAAGCCCTTTATCCATTTAAAAAGATAAGCGGTGAAGGCGTGTACGAAGTCGGAGTAGGACCGGTACATGCCGGTATTATTGAACCGGGGCATTTCCGTTTCAGCGCTATAGGCGAACCTATCTTGAATCTGGAAGTCAGGCTTTTTTATACCCATCGGGGGCTGGAAAAACTGGCTATGGGCAAGGATATAGATTTCGGCCTTAAGATAGCCGAAGGTATAAGCGGTGACGAATCTGCCGCCAATACCTATGCTTACTCTTCGGCAGTTGAACATATCTGCTCTTCCCGTCCTCCCCGCCGGGCTGAACAGCTTCGGTTAATACTCCTTGAGATGGAAAGGCTTTATTCGCACCTGGCAGACCTTAGCGGTATGCTTACAGATGTAGGCTATCCGGTGGGGGCGGCTTCCCTGTCGGCTTTGCGTGAAGAACTTATGCGCTGGAACAAACGCCTTACCGGCTCCCGCTTTTTAAAGGGCATAATTGCCCCCGGCGGCTTGCTGAAAGATATACCCGGTGAGCTTATAACCGAACTTGCAGATTACCTGTATGCCTTTGAGGGCAGGTTTAGCGAACAGGTTGAGAAGGCTCTTGCCAAAACTTCGGTGGTAGACCGTTTTGAGACCACCGGCATCGTAAATAACCGCTTGCTTATCCCCCTGAATATTACCGGGGTGACAGCCAGAGCTTCCGGTGAGGCCATAGACACCCGTTTAAATCAGCCTTACGGTTTTTATCCTGAGCTTTCGTTCAAGCTGCCTGTTTTGCCTGAAGGTGATGTAATGGCCAGATTCAGGGTGCGGCTCTCAGAGGTGCAGACCTCACTTGGGTTGATACTAAAGACCGCTGCCAAACTTTCGGCCGGTGAATATGCAATCCCGCTAAAGCCGGTAAATGGTTACAGTCTGGTATTGGTTGAATCTCCCCGCGGGCAGTCCCTCCACTGGCTTTGGCTCAGGGACGGCAAAATAGAACGCTATAAAGTGCGGACAGCCTCTTATTGCAACTGGCAGGCCATAGAGCATGCGGTACTGGGGGATATTATTCCGGATTTCCCCCTGATAAACAAAAGCCTGAATCTGTCTTATGCCGGAACAGACCTGTGA
- a CDS encoding proton-conducting transporter membrane subunit produces MENLILAAYILPSVLLGGILLGMRLFRGSMSPGILAGFSLGHGLWHLGLSLWVLLVLPLPHYFMESRYLFVDQLGIFQVLIASVVFILAALYSRGYVSHLLSNKELDIENLPVFYIGFNLLLSVITFAFFSNNLALFWLFLELSTLFSALLIATLNARDNLVAALKYIFIASTAMIFAFIGLIILFSLTRQAGSPGTLNWDELASLAPLLSPSVLGLSALLILTGLLAKSGLVPLHNWLPAAYAKAPSVVTALMSATVLNIGIVGILRLSALLRQSQIGETFSNVLVGLGILSIGVAAFSMLSRRNLKKLIGFSSIEHMGIMLLAIGIGTPLAVFWMLFHTLAHSLVKSGLFFSAGIIRRQYGSDRFDRIFDIFRLQPVAAWGVIMGSAAIVGLPMFPVFLSELNILIQLGGVSVWLVLMVLFFLLLVASSFAIFLLKAFTRSEKNTDRPVFRTPLSMKLPIYIIMAGVVFLGVCQPQMLADFLNQIVKGLGF; encoded by the coding sequence ATGGAAAATCTGATACTTGCAGCTTATATATTACCGTCAGTGCTTCTGGGCGGAATACTGCTGGGCATGCGTTTATTCCGAGGCAGTATGTCTCCGGGCATACTGGCCGGATTTAGCTTGGGGCATGGCTTGTGGCATCTGGGGCTTAGTCTCTGGGTACTTTTAGTCTTGCCTTTGCCCCATTATTTCATGGAAAGCCGTTACTTATTCGTTGACCAGCTGGGTATATTTCAGGTGTTGATTGCCTCAGTGGTGTTTATATTGGCGGCGCTTTATTCCCGTGGTTATGTCAGCCACCTGCTTTCAAACAAAGAGCTGGATATAGAAAACCTGCCCGTTTTCTATATCGGTTTTAATCTGCTTCTAAGTGTGATTACCTTTGCCTTTTTCTCAAATAATCTGGCCCTGTTCTGGCTGTTTTTAGAGCTGAGCACTCTTTTTTCGGCCCTGCTTATAGCCACCCTGAATGCCCGTGACAATCTGGTAGCTGCCTTGAAATATATTTTTATTGCCTCTACCGCCATGATATTTGCCTTCATAGGGCTTATTATTCTTTTTTCCCTTACCCGGCAGGCGGGCAGCCCCGGTACCTTGAACTGGGATGAGCTGGCCAGTCTGGCTCCCCTGCTTTCGCCCTCGGTGCTGGGCTTAAGTGCCCTGCTGATACTGACCGGGCTTCTGGCCAAGAGCGGTCTGGTCCCTTTGCACAACTGGTTGCCGGCGGCTTACGCCAAAGCTCCGTCAGTGGTTACTGCCCTGATGTCTGCCACGGTATTAAACATTGGCATAGTGGGTATCCTCCGCCTGAGCGCCCTGCTTCGCCAAAGCCAGATAGGTGAAACCTTTTCAAATGTGTTGGTAGGTTTGGGCATACTCAGCATAGGGGTAGCCGCTTTCAGTATGCTGTCCCGCCGCAACCTGAAGAAACTGATCGGTTTTTCCAGCATAGAGCATATGGGAATCATGCTGCTGGCTATCGGCATAGGTACACCTCTGGCGGTATTCTGGATGCTTTTCCATACACTGGCGCATTCATTGGTCAAGAGCGGGCTGTTTTTTTCGGCCGGCATTATCCGCCGCCAGTACGGCAGTGACCGTTTTGACCGTATATTTGATATATTCCGCCTCCAGCCGGTGGCTGCTTGGGGGGTTATAATGGGAAGTGCCGCTATTGTAGGTCTGCCCATGTTCCCGGTTTTTCTGTCTGAACTTAATATACTTATTCAGCTGGGGGGTGTTTCTGTCTGGCTGGTGTTAATGGTGCTCTTTTTCCTGTTGCTGGTGGCTTCTTCATTCGCCATTTTTCTGCTCAAGGCCTTTACCCGCAGTGAGAAAAATACCGACCGCCCTGTTTTCCGTACTCCCCTGTCCATGAAACTGCCGATTTATATTATTATGGCCGGGGTGGTATTTTTAGGGGTCTGCCAGCCCCAGATGCTGGCTGATTTCCTGAACCAGATAGTAAAGGGTTTGGGTTTTTAA
- a CDS encoding hydrogenase subunit, translated as MLENIPLNDILKILLVLVLVTSSLVLWQRSLTSLFKTYALQSLLVALVAMVFFINDGHLTLLFIALLTLFGKVFLIPRILNRILLQMNIRRDLEFRFLYPVSSLIVSILLIFGVYQVFSNLMGEVMPDRLFFLGAVIGVSMALMGMMVIFSRKKMLTKIVGYLSMENGAILFGLFVAELPFILEILVLIDLVILVLLVTVLAFGIDSTIEDFHPRFTPLGEWFKKK; from the coding sequence ATGTTAGAAAATATACCCCTAAATGACATACTGAAAATACTGCTGGTGCTGGTGCTGGTCACATCTTCGCTGGTTCTCTGGCAGCGCAGCCTTACCAGTTTGTTTAAAACCTATGCCTTGCAGTCACTGCTGGTGGCATTGGTAGCCATGGTATTTTTTATAAATGACGGTCACCTTACTCTGCTTTTTATTGCCCTGCTCACCCTGTTCGGCAAGGTATTTCTGATACCCCGTATCCTAAACCGGATACTCCTCCAGATGAATATCCGGCGGGATTTGGAATTCCGCTTTCTTTACCCGGTGAGTTCGCTTATAGTCAGTATACTGCTTATATTCGGGGTCTATCAGGTGTTTTCAAACCTTATGGGAGAAGTTATGCCTGACAGGCTGTTTTTTCTGGGAGCGGTCATAGGGGTATCCATGGCACTAATGGGCATGATGGTTATCTTCAGCCGCAAGAAAATGCTGACCAAGATTGTAGGTTACCTGAGCATGGAAAACGGGGCAATACTGTTTGGTTTATTCGTGGCAGAGCTGCCTTTTATATTGGAAATACTGGTTTTGATAGATCTGGTGATACTGGTACTGCTGGTTACGGTGCTGGCTTTCGGTATAGATTCAACCATAGAGGATTTTCACCCCCGCTTTACTCCGCTGGGTGAGTGGTTCAAGAAAAAGTAA
- a CDS encoding respiratory chain complex I subunit 1 family protein, with product MSWNLVLYGFINTALALLVSPLFISLIKKVKAYAQGRVGPPILQTYYQLYKLFKKERVYSYQTSFIIRLTPYLSLAFMMVASLSVPLVFIPAADPGLGNIILFLYLMVMARFFMALSGLDAGSSFGGMGSSREMTLSAIIEPVIIIVFGALAYVLQTTSLFDMFGQVRENSFLSNPSLILTGISLFIILIVETSRIPVDNPETHLELTMIHEAMTLEYSGPDLALIELSHALKQTLLMGVLLNIVAPWGLASEPAAGGIAVAFLAFVIKGSLLAVGVGIFESLMAKFRLFRVPGLFMLAFFFSFITVIFKFLA from the coding sequence GTGAGCTGGAATCTGGTTTTATACGGTTTTATCAATACCGCGCTGGCACTGCTGGTGTCGCCCCTCTTTATCAGCCTGATTAAAAAGGTTAAGGCTTATGCTCAGGGCCGGGTAGGGCCGCCCATTCTCCAGACCTATTACCAGCTTTACAAGCTTTTCAAGAAAGAACGGGTTTATTCTTACCAGACTTCATTTATAATCCGCCTGACCCCCTACCTGAGTCTGGCCTTTATGATGGTGGCGTCACTGTCTGTGCCGCTGGTCTTCATACCTGCGGCAGACCCCGGTCTGGGCAATATTATCCTGTTTTTATACCTGATGGTCATGGCACGCTTCTTTATGGCACTTTCGGGGCTGGATGCCGGCAGCAGTTTCGGAGGTATGGGCAGTTCCCGTGAGATGACTCTTTCAGCCATTATAGAGCCGGTTATAATTATTGTCTTTGGAGCGCTGGCATACGTGCTTCAGACTACCAGCCTGTTTGATATGTTCGGTCAGGTGCGGGAAAACAGTTTCTTATCCAATCCCAGCCTGATACTTACCGGTATTTCACTCTTTATTATCCTTATTGTAGAGACTTCGCGGATACCGGTGGATAACCCTGAAACCCATCTGGAACTGACCATGATACACGAAGCCATGACACTGGAATACTCCGGGCCGGATTTGGCTCTTATCGAGCTTTCACATGCCCTTAAACAAACCCTGTTGATGGGGGTGCTTTTAAACATTGTAGCTCCCTGGGGGTTGGCATCGGAGCCTGCGGCGGGTGGAATAGCAGTAGCGTTTCTGGCCTTTGTGATAAAGGGCAGTCTGCTGGCCGTGGGAGTGGGTATATTTGAATCCCTCATGGCAAAATTCCGGCTTTTCCGGGTACCCGGTCTGTTCATGCTGGCCTTTTTCTTTTCCTTTATCACCGTTATATTTAAATTTTTGGCGTAG
- a CDS encoding proton-conducting transporter membrane subunit has translation MIAGLLLGGGFLLLAAALTGIVFNHGSKKVWQGVLWLVIAAALCLLIGSLQIFFGNPLDISLWSIASGLDIAFHLDRLASFFVIIISLISLCVAVYSLGYNNHISSNERANLLSAFMAVFILSMIGVVASANTFSLIFFWEIMALSSFFLMMNDYQESFTQRAGIYYFVLTQLSTVFLMLMAVVMYIQNGSFALSLSGASSVIQSLVFVLAFLAFGIKAGIIPLHKWLPYAHSASPSNVSALMSGVMLKVAIYGLVRFLMDVLSPEMWWGVGILLFGAISALLGVIYALKEHDLKTLLAFHSIENIGIILMGIGLYVIFGLYGLDTLAMLALGSALFHSLNHAIFKSLLFMTAGSVVIAVGDRNIEKMGGLIKLMPYTSVIFLVGAVSISALPPFNGFMSELMLFESFFQSFSLAESSIKILLFSVLAILALTSALAAACFVKAFGTVFLAMPRSQEAASAKEVSKSMIIGPAILAVACLVLGLFAVQIFSVAGYSFDLPDMSLVGLVLVIFGVLVFGMVRLFSPRKSRRSETWACGYVRPTPRFEYTASGFAEPLFQIFRLIYRTRHYNERSYEDNQQAIFKQGKSAIHTIKFFDEYIYLPVAGLFGRISRFISRLQDVDLGSHILYSFITVLLVILAARWLW, from the coding sequence ATGATAGCGGGTTTATTGCTTGGCGGAGGGTTTTTACTACTGGCCGCTGCCCTGACGGGCATTGTGTTTAATCATGGCAGTAAAAAAGTCTGGCAAGGGGTACTATGGCTGGTTATAGCGGCGGCGCTATGCTTGCTTATTGGGTCTTTGCAGATATTTTTCGGTAATCCGCTGGATATTTCCCTCTGGAGCATTGCATCCGGGCTGGACATAGCCTTTCATCTTGACCGTCTGGCATCATTCTTTGTCATAATAATCAGCCTTATTTCTCTCTGCGTAGCCGTGTATTCGCTGGGCTACAATAACCATATATCTTCAAACGAACGAGCCAATCTGCTCTCAGCCTTTATGGCGGTCTTCATACTCTCCATGATAGGCGTGGTGGCCTCGGCCAACACCTTTAGCCTGATATTTTTCTGGGAGATTATGGCACTAAGCTCCTTCTTTTTGATGATGAATGACTATCAGGAGTCTTTTACCCAGCGGGCGGGCATTTATTATTTCGTGCTTACCCAGCTTAGTACGGTTTTCTTGATGCTGATGGCCGTAGTTATGTATATTCAGAACGGCAGTTTCGCACTCAGCCTGAGCGGTGCATCCTCCGTCATCCAGAGTCTGGTTTTTGTTCTGGCATTTCTGGCATTCGGAATAAAGGCCGGTATCATACCCCTTCACAAGTGGCTGCCTTATGCCCACTCTGCCAGCCCTTCAAATGTCTCTGCCCTGATGTCCGGGGTAATGCTGAAAGTGGCCATTTACGGCTTGGTACGCTTCCTTATGGATGTGCTTAGCCCGGAAATGTGGTGGGGTGTGGGAATACTCCTGTTCGGGGCAATTAGCGCCCTGTTGGGGGTTATATATGCTCTTAAAGAGCATGATTTAAAGACCCTGCTGGCCTTTCATAGTATTGAAAATATCGGCATTATCCTGATGGGTATTGGTCTGTATGTTATTTTTGGCTTGTATGGTCTGGATACGCTGGCTATGCTGGCACTTGGTTCAGCTTTGTTTCACAGTCTGAATCATGCCATTTTTAAAAGCCTGCTTTTTATGACCGCCGGTTCGGTGGTAATTGCCGTGGGTGACCGCAATATTGAAAAAATGGGCGGGTTGATTAAACTAATGCCCTACACTTCTGTTATCTTTCTGGTGGGGGCAGTTTCCATATCGGCTTTGCCTCCCTTCAATGGTTTTATGAGTGAGCTGATGCTCTTTGAGTCTTTTTTCCAGTCCTTCTCTCTGGCTGAAAGCAGTATAAAGATACTTCTTTTCAGTGTACTGGCCATACTGGCTCTTACTTCAGCTCTGGCGGCCGCTTGCTTTGTAAAGGCCTTCGGGACGGTCTTTCTGGCTATGCCTCGCAGTCAGGAAGCAGCCTCTGCCAAAGAAGTTTCAAAAAGTATGATTATAGGGCCGGCCATACTGGCAGTTGCCTGTCTGGTATTGGGTCTGTTTGCTGTCCAGATATTTTCGGTAGCCGGTTATAGTTTTGACCTGCCGGATATGTCACTGGTTGGCTTGGTACTGGTTATCTTCGGGGTTTTGGTTTTCGGCATGGTCAGGCTGTTTTCGCCCCGAAAAAGCCGCCGGAGCGAGACCTGGGCTTGCGGCTATGTTCGCCCAACTCCCCGCTTTGAGTATACTGCCTCCGGTTTTGCCGAGCCCCTTTTCCAGATATTCCGGCTGATATACCGCACCCGCCATTACAATGAACGCAGTTACGAAGATAACCAGCAGGCTATTTTCAAACAGGGCAAATCAGCTATTCACACCATAAAGTTTTTTGATGAGTATATTTATCTGCCGGTTGCCGGTTTGTTCGGGCGTATTTCCCGTTTCATATCCCGCCTGCAGGATGTTGATTTGGGCAGCCATATCCTGTACAGCTTTATAACTGTTTTGCTGGTTATACTGGCGGCAAGGTGGCTGTGGTGA
- a CDS encoding methylglyoxal synthase, giving the protein MEEPKITLGLIAHDNCKKDMVQLIHSYAHLMKGHHLIATRSTGELIQKHTGLPVILKESGPDGGELQLGGFVASRIIKAVIFLRDPLKRKSHEPDVTALMRICDAHNIPLATNRATAACVLHMALFHPEKLDDTPPGENRDNP; this is encoded by the coding sequence GTGGAAGAACCTAAAATAACTCTGGGGCTTATTGCCCATGATAACTGCAAAAAAGACATGGTGCAACTGATACACTCGTATGCCCATCTGATGAAAGGGCATCACCTTATTGCTACCCGAAGCACCGGTGAACTTATCCAAAAACACACCGGACTGCCGGTTATACTCAAGGAAAGCGGCCCTGACGGCGGAGAACTGCAGCTGGGAGGCTTTGTGGCCAGCCGCATAATCAAAGCAGTAATTTTCCTGCGTGACCCCTTGAAGCGTAAAAGCCATGAACCGGATGTTACCGCCCTGATGCGGATATGTGATGCCCACAATATTCCGCTGGCTACCAACCGGGCTACAGCTGCCTGTGTCCTCCATATGGCCCTTTTTCACCCCGAAAAGCTGGATGATACACCGCCCGGAGAGAACCGTGATAATCCGTAA
- a CDS encoding FmdB family zinc ribbon protein, producing MALYEFSCTKCKYVFEVNLKVDDRDTPQTCPKCGTTECKRSFGSPVTTQFSGVFSSTQARGKNKTPEKK from the coding sequence ATGGCACTATATGAATTTAGTTGCACCAAGTGCAAATATGTTTTTGAAGTAAACCTGAAAGTAGATGACAGGGATACCCCCCAGACCTGCCCGAAATGCGGGACAACTGAATGCAAACGCAGTTTCGGCAGTCCGGTAACCACCCAGTTTTCAGGCGTTTTCAGCTCTACTCAGGCCCGTGGTAAAAATAAAACACCTGAAAAAAAGTAA
- a CDS encoding mechanosensitive ion channel family protein has translation MLIEFTFDSLVMAAIVAAIALVLFFLVNKLFSRYIRKDEEGKKVSLLRKALKAVRLPVLLVIWCIALYIIFENLTIQVDLSKQISKALELLMAALTLWIGAGLIEGLLSWLKTEIPGKANSQVNDHIIDSLRFVVPLLAVLTLVVAGIGIYGVAADGLTVWLGTHGVKLLLIIGLIIAGVYAVSRGVPALIRGIIYGGVAKPKEEAKKRADTLIGVAVSTAEVVVVAMGAFVALSEVGLDIGPILAGVGVLGVAIGFGAQSLVKDYLSGLFIILENQYSVGDVIKVMDVVGEVEFIDLRRTIVRDLDGVVHVVSNGEIRITSNYTKYLSRVNFDISIGYQEDINHAIDVINKVCAEFTSEPEWNKSVVKNSLGVLRVNKLGDSGVDIKVLGDVKPGTQWAIKGELRKRIKIAFDREHIEIPWPHTKVFFGNALPGSKMQIAKVSGEELPEAESEPESE, from the coding sequence ATGCTGATAGAATTTACGTTTGATAGTTTGGTTATGGCGGCTATTGTAGCAGCTATTGCCCTTGTCCTGTTTTTTTTGGTGAACAAATTGTTTTCCAGATATATCCGGAAAGATGAAGAAGGGAAAAAAGTAAGTTTACTTAGGAAGGCACTCAAAGCAGTCCGTTTACCGGTTTTGCTGGTTATTTGGTGCATTGCTTTGTATATCATATTTGAAAATCTGACTATTCAAGTTGATCTTAGCAAACAGATTTCTAAAGCCCTTGAATTACTTATGGCAGCCCTGACGCTTTGGATTGGGGCCGGGCTGATAGAAGGGTTGCTTAGCTGGCTTAAAACAGAAATACCCGGCAAAGCCAATTCACAGGTAAATGACCATATTATAGACAGCCTTCGTTTTGTAGTGCCATTGTTGGCAGTACTGACTCTGGTAGTTGCGGGTATAGGAATATACGGGGTGGCAGCAGACGGGCTGACCGTTTGGCTGGGTACCCACGGAGTCAAACTGTTACTTATCATAGGTTTGATTATTGCCGGTGTTTATGCTGTCAGCCGGGGCGTACCGGCGCTTATCCGTGGAATTATATATGGCGGGGTTGCCAAACCCAAAGAAGAAGCTAAAAAACGGGCGGATACCCTTATCGGGGTGGCTGTATCTACTGCAGAGGTAGTGGTAGTGGCTATGGGGGCTTTTGTGGCCCTGTCTGAGGTGGGGTTGGATATCGGGCCTATACTGGCCGGTGTCGGTGTTTTGGGTGTGGCTATCGGCTTTGGTGCCCAGAGTTTGGTTAAGGATTACCTTTCAGGTTTGTTTATAATACTGGAAAACCAGTATTCGGTGGGAGACGTTATCAAGGTAATGGATGTAGTGGGTGAGGTGGAATTTATAGACCTTCGCCGTACCATTGTGCGTGATCTGGACGGGGTGGTGCACGTAGTTTCCAACGGTGAAATACGGATAACCAGCAACTACACCAAGTATCTTTCACGGGTTAATTTTGATATCAGTATCGGCTATCAGGAAGATATAAACCATGCCATAGATGTTATAAACAAGGTGTGTGCCGAATTTACCAGTGAACCCGAATGGAATAAATCCGTAGTCAAAAATTCACTGGGAGTACTCAGAGTGAACAAACTGGGTGACTCCGGGGTGGATATTAAAGTGTTGGGTGACGTCAAGCCGGGTACTCAGTGGGCTATAAAAGGAGAGCTTCGCAAGCGGATAAAGATTGCCTTTGACCGTGAACATATTGAAATACCCTGGCCGCATACCAAGGTCTTCTTTGGCAATGCTTTGCCGGGTTCGAAGATGCAAATTGCCAAAGTGTCGGGCGAAGAACTTCCGGAAGCTGAATCTGAACCGGAGTCAGAGTAG
- a CDS encoding TetR/AcrR family transcriptional regulator, which yields MPEIARQAGVSPVTVYNHFGNKEALIKEIFKVFLDNLLDSYRKIIEAKMPFEEKLETLFFSQEALTQQYQGELMETSAKHYPVIQEYIDNYWGERRDNLIGKLLAEGKAGGYIRPDLSLEGFFFYYQIVRRGVYAIPNIAERMLSKPQLMPEVISVAIHGLRG from the coding sequence ATACCTGAAATAGCCCGGCAGGCGGGTGTTTCGCCGGTAACGGTTTACAACCACTTCGGAAACAAGGAAGCACTTATCAAAGAAATCTTCAAGGTCTTTCTGGACAATTTGCTGGACAGCTACCGTAAGATAATAGAGGCCAAGATGCCCTTTGAGGAAAAGCTGGAGACTCTCTTTTTCAGTCAGGAAGCCCTGACCCAGCAGTATCAGGGTGAACTCATGGAAACTTCTGCCAAGCATTACCCGGTTATACAGGAATATATTGATAATTATTGGGGAGAGCGGCGGGATAATCTTATCGGCAAGTTGCTGGCAGAGGGAAAAGCCGGCGGGTATATCAGACCGGACCTTAGTCTGGAAGGCTTTTTCTTTTATTACCAGATAGTCAGGCGGGGTGTTTATGCCATACCCAATATTGCCGAAAGAATGCTTTCCAAACCCCAGCTTATGCCGGAGGTTATTTCGGTGGCTATACACGGTTTGCGCGGTTAG